The Nicotiana tabacum cultivar K326 chromosome 5, ASM71507v2, whole genome shotgun sequence sequence TGTGGCCTATTTTACAAGATTCAAAGAAGTTGGCTCGGATACTCTGTCTCAGCTTATTGGAAAGTTAACAAATTGTGGTTGTCCTGTGAGTTGCATAGTTTACGATCCATTTCTTCCTTGGGCTGTAGAAGTAGCAAAGAAGTTTGGATTAGCTACTGCTGCTTTTTTCACACAATCTTGTACAGTGGATAACATTTATTACCATGTACATAAAGGGGTTCTAAAACTTCCTCCAACTGACattgatgaagaaatctcaattCCTGGATTATTAACAGTTGAGACATCAGATGTACCTACTTTTGAAATTAGTCCTGAATCAGCAAGAGTTCTTGAAATGTTGGTGAATCAATTCTCGAATCTTGAAAAAGTGGATTGGGTTCTAATCAACAGCTTCTATGAATTGGAGAAAGAGGTAAGAGAATATTCtacttttgttcttttctttgtttgtttggtCCATTTGGAACTTGTTAATTGGCTACATATATGTTCTTGAATGTTCTCATCAAGATTCCAAAACTATACAGCCTTTTCTCTATCGGGTCTTAATACTCTCTCTATCAAAATGATATACGCTATTTACTTATTAGTTCGTTTTAAAAAGATTGACAGCTTcactatttttttaataaaaagtaTTTATAGTCACACAAGTGATATGATAGGTTTAAGACAAtaagttttaaaagttttataGCTACACAAATGATGTGGCTTATTTTAGACCACATATCTCAAAAGTCATTCTCTTTATTAAAGTTTGTGTCAAGTCAAATAGAGGAAGTAACATTTTACTAACAAACTGAACTTGTTTTGACATAGTTGACATTTTAAAAACACAAAAAGCCATTTATTAGGTGAAGTAAATTAAAAATATACTACAATAGGTTAGACTGCACTAAATATAAATGTAACAAGATCTTAATTTACATTGTCAGTGTATTCAGATTTAAATTGTTACATGAAATCTTATTAGTATCATGTTTCAAATTGTTTGACATGCAGGTAATTGATTGGATGTCCGAGGTTTATCCAATCAAGACAATTGGACCGGCTATACCATCAATGTACCTAGACAAGAGGCTACCAGATGATAAAGAATATGGCCTTAGTGTCTTCAAACCAATGACAGATGCATGCCTAAACTGGTTAAACCATCAACCAGTTAGCTCAGTAGTATATGTATCATTTGGAAGCTTAGCCAAAGTAGAAGCAGAGCAAATGGAAGAATTAGCATGGGGTTTGAGAAATAGCAACAAGAACTTCTTATGGGTAGTTAGATCCACTGAAGAATCCAAACTTCCCAAGAACTTTGTAGAGGAATTAGCAAGTGAAAAAGGCTTAGTCGTGTCATGGTGTCCACAATTACAAGTCTTGGAACACAAATCAATAGGGTGTTTTCTCACGCACTGTGGGTGGAATTCGACTCTGGAAGCAATTAGTTTGGGCGTACCAATGGTTGCAATGCCACAATGGTCAGATCAACCTACAAATGCAAAGCTTGTGAAAGATGTTTGGGAGATGGGTGTTAGAGCAAAACAAGATGAGAAAGGGATTGTTAGAAGAGAAATTATTGAAGAATGTATAAAGATAGTAATGgaagaagagaaaggaaaaatgaTTAGGGAAAATGCAAAGAAATGGAAGGAATTGACTAGAAAAGCTGTGGATGAAGGAGGAAGTTCAAATAGAAATATTGAAGAATTTGTTTCCAAGTTGCTGACTATTACCTCAATGGAAAGCCAAGTGCcatagaaaaataaagaagaagctGATTTGTACTTTGCAATTTCTTTTTCAGGTTATAGACTTATACTGCGGCCTTTCCCCGAATCCTTTACGCGAGATGCTTTATGCACCGGCTTCCCTAGACTTATAGTAACAAGTTTGACCTAAATCATATTTTACTTTCTCCTTCTTTCCATTTTGTAATGCAACATGCTGTAATATCTTGTTTATTACAAATTTCTAAATGTAATAGCTGAGATTATTGTAATTCGCTGTTCAATTAATTCTTGTCATCCCTAAATTTTAGCATCTGCCGACCACAAGAAGTTCAATTAATTCTTGTCATCCCTAAATTTTAGCATCTGCCGACCACAAGAAAACTAGAAACAAAGTGCAATAAGGTGTAATAGTCATTGGGTCATTTCCATTGGTTAGATTAGTGGTTGCTTTATTTGCCATCTGACATTTAACTGAACTTTTACATTTGGATGTATTTGTGAATTAATTAAGATGAGCAAATAACCATAGATCAGATTATTGGAAATATGCCCTGATGTCATTTGATGCAAGATCAGCTATAAAAATGTTCAGACAATTTTTAGGAAAATGAAGAAGGTGATGCAAATTATCCAAACCAAAACCTAAGATTCACGAATACGTCCATTCATCAAAAGGCacgaaaagaaaatgagaaactTTTTCGTATAGCATATGAAGACCTAGTACAAGAGACAGGATgacaaataattttaaaaaatgaagcTGGAAGGAAGATTGGACATTGAAGTGTACCAGTACCTCGAGAGTGCAACCCTAAGCCTTCTTTTCGTAAACCTTACTCCTGTGCCCTCAATTGGGATACATAGACCGGAA is a genomic window containing:
- the LOC107778173 gene encoding UDP-glycosyltransferase 74G1, which codes for MTTHKAHCLILPYPAQGHINPMLQFSKRLQSKGVKTTIAATKSFLKNMQELSTSVSVEAISDGYDDGGREQAGTFVAYFTRFKEVGSDTLSQLIGKLTNCGCPVSCIVYDPFLPWAVEVAKKFGLATAAFFTQSCTVDNIYYHVHKGVLKLPPTDIDEEISIPGLLTVETSDVPTFEISPESARVLEMLVNQFSNLEKVDWVLINSFYELEKEVIDWMSEVYPIKTIGPAIPSMYLDKRLPDDKEYGLSVFKPMTDACLNWLNHQPVSSVVYVSFGSLAKVEAEQMEELAWGLRNSNKNFLWVVRSTEESKLPKNFVEELASEKGLVVSWCPQLQVLEHKSIGCFLTHCGWNSTLEAISLGVPMVAMPQWSDQPTNAKLVKDVWEMGVRAKQDEKGIVRREIIEECIKIVMEEEKGKMIRENAKKWKELTRKAVDEGGSSNRNIEEFVSKLLTITSMESQVP